Sequence from the bacterium genome:
GGATGAGGAAACCGGCCGTCAGGCCCAATAAGTTGAGGATGAAGCGCATAGAGACCCCCTTGAAAAACATGTTGCTCAAGGGGCGAAAGGAGATCAAGCGGGGAGGCGGACACGATCACAAAAGTGAATTCAGACGTATACTAAGGCCGGTTACACGGGCATCCTACCGCACGAGGCTGCAGCCGCCGCCCGAGGACGGCTCGCCGTCCTCATCCGCGCACGCCGCGCTGCAGCCGTCGCCGCCGGCGGTGTTGCCGTCGTCGCATTCCTCGCCGGTCTCGACGACGCCGTTGCCGCAGATCACGGAAGGCGGATCCCCCAAATAACGGACCACGGCGAAGTCGCGGGTGTCGCTGGAAAACGGAAACGCTGCGGCGACGATCTTCCCGTCGGGTTGCAGCACCAAATCCGTAAGGCCGTTGTCCTCCCCCCCAAGATCGTCCGTGCTGATCCCGCCGTCCCCGAAGCCGGTATCAAGGCTTCCGTCGGCGTTGTAGCGGACGAGCGCAAAGTCGTCGAAACTCTCTCCGATCTCCGCGGAGCCTCCCACGAGGATCTTCCCGTTCGCCTGGAGGACGACCGACTCCCCGAAGTCGTCCAAGCCGATGTCGGTAAAGACCACACCGCTTTCTCCAAAGCCGTCGTCCAGGCTTCCGTTCGAATCAAATCGGGCGACCATGATGTCATACTCGAGGAAATCGGCTTCCCCCACGACCACGATCTTGCCATCTGGTTGGAGGGCGAGATCATAAACGGCGTCCTCCAACCCCGTGCCGTTCAAGTCAGCGACGACCGCACCGGGAACGGGACCCCCGGGATTGAAGGTCGGGTCCAACGTGCCGTCCGGGTTGTATCGGACGATCGCGGAATCGAAGTTGGCCAATTCTAAGCTGCCCGCCGCGACGATCTTTCCGTCCGGCTGGATCGCAACGGCTTCGAAACCCTCGTTGGTGCTCCCCAAGTCCGTCGTCACCTTGCCGTCCCCGTCGGCGCCGCCGGGACCGAAGTCCGCGTCCAGGCTCCCGTCCGGGTTGTACCGGGCCAGCGCGAAATCGTTGTCGGAGAATCCCGCCGCGACGATCTTCCCGTCATCCTGAATCGCCATGGCCTGGGCGACGTCACTGCTGCCGCCCGGCTCGTCAAAATCGGTATGGACCTGGCCGGTTCCGTCGGGCCCAAAGTCCGTGTCCGGGCTTCCGTCCGGATGGTAGCGGGCCAGCGCGAAATCGCTGAACAAGACCTGTAACGAGTATCCCACCACGACGATTTTCCCGTCGCCTTGGATGGCGAGGGCGCTTCCAGAATCCGCATCCCCCGCGAAATCGGTCGTCACGAAACCGCTCCCGTCCGGCCCGCCTGGTCCGAAATCCGCATCGAGGCTCCCGTCGGCGTTGAAACGCGCCACGAGGAAATCGCTGTTTTCTATAATGTCCAGCGTGCCGGCGACCACAATCCGGCCTTGGGCGTCCAAGGCCACCGCGCTTTCAAAGCCCCCGACAATTCCGGGGTTTGCGATGACGACCCCGCCGGTCCCGAAAGACGGATCGAGGTCCCCCGGTGCGGCGTGCAGGGCCGGAACATGGGAAAGATAGAGTGTAAGAAAGAGCAGAAAGATGGAAAACATGA
This genomic interval carries:
- a CDS encoding DUF4215 domain-containing protein produces the protein MFSIFLLFLTLYLSHVPALHAAPGDLDPSFGTGGVVIANPGIVGGFESAVALDAQGRIVVAGTLDIIENSDFLVARFNADGSLDADFGPGGPDGSGFVTTDFAGDADSGSALAIQGDGKIVVVGYSLQVLFSDFALARYHPDGSPDTDFGPDGTGQVHTDFDEPGGSSDVAQAMAIQDDGKIVAAGFSDNDFALARYNPDGSLDADFGPGGADGDGKVTTDLGSTNEGFEAVAIQPDGKIVAAGSLELANFDSAIVRYNPDGTLDPTFNPGGPVPGAVVADLNGTGLEDAVYDLALQPDGKIVVVGEADFLEYDIMVARFDSNGSLDDGFGESGVVFTDIGLDDFGESVVLQANGKILVGGSAEIGESFDDFALVRYNADGSLDTGFGDGGISTDDLGGEDNGLTDLVLQPDGKIVAAAFPFSSDTRDFAVVRYLGDPPSVICGNGVVETGEECDDGNTAGGDGCSAACADEDGEPSSGGGCSLVR